From a single Raphanus sativus cultivar WK10039 chromosome 3, ASM80110v3, whole genome shotgun sequence genomic region:
- the LOC108845938 gene encoding 60S ribosomal protein L24-1 isoform X1, protein MVLKTELCRFSGHKIYPGRGIRFIRSDSQVFLFINSKCKHYFHNKLKPSKLAWTAMYRKQHKKDAAQEAVKKRRRATKKPYSRSIVGATLEVIQKKRAEKPEVRDAAREAALRDIKERIKKTKDEKKAKKAEFASKQQKSQVKGNIPKSAVPKAAKLGGGGGRR, encoded by the exons ATGGTTCTCAA GACTGAGCTTTGCCGATTCAGTGGTCATAAGATTTACCCAGGCAGGGGGATCAGATTCATCAGATCCGACTCTCAG GTGTTTTTATTCATTAACTCGAAATGTAAGCATTACTTTCACAATAAGTTGAAACCGTCCAAGCTTGCATGGACCGCCATGTACCGTAAACAGCACAAAAAG gATGCTGCTCAAGAGGCTGTGAAAAAGAGGAGACGTGCAACCAAGAAACCATACTCTAGGTCTATCGTTGGCGCTACTTTGGAGGTCATTCAAAAGAAGCGAGCAGAGAAGCCTGAAGTTCGTGATGCAGCCAGAGAAGCTGCCCTAC GTGACATTAAGGAGAGAATCAAGAAGACTAAGGACGAGAAGAAGGCAAAGAAGGCTGAGTTTGCTTCCAAGCAACAGAAGTCTCAAGTGAAGGGTAATATTCCCAAGAGTGCTGTACCCAAGGCTGCTAAGttgggtggtggtggtggcagACGCTGA
- the LOC108845344 gene encoding AT-hook motif nuclear-localized protein 10, producing MSFTQNGSREICVLSATGAVFNLMIRSLGSNRRVLTFKDRYEIISLTNTIEITESGGARNDTGGWRITIGGVDGCVFGGNLVGRLTAASQVQVVIGSFWPLIANPSLRKKDTSTSVLVTPTVPNAGGSSSAGQVHQPEMRDSSHFSTASGTCNILDITRNLI from the exons ATGTCCTTCACGCAGAATGGTTCTCGTGAGATCTGCGTTTTGTCAGCAACCGGTGCGGTTTTTAATCTCATGATTCGATCGCTCGGCTCTAACAGAAGAGTCCTGACGTTCAAG GATCGTTATGAGATAATCTCGCTGACCAACACAATTGAGATAACTGAAAGTGGAGGAGCGAGAAATGATACAGGAGGATGGCGTATTACAATCGGTGGAGTTGATGGTTGTGTCTTTGGTGGTAATTTAGTCGGTCGACTCACTGCTGCAAGTCAGGTTCAG GTTGTGATTGGAAGTTTCTGGCCGTTGATCGCAAACCCGTCTCTGAGGAAGAAAGATACGTCCACATCTGTGCTTGTAACACCGACAGTACCAAACGCAGGTGGTTCCTCATCCGCAGGACAAGTCCATCAACCAGAAATGAGAGATTCTTCTCACTTTTCAACGGCAAGTGGTACATGCAATATTCTGGATATAACCCGTAATCTCATCTGA
- the LOC108844133 gene encoding UDP-glycosyltransferase 73C12: MGSETTNKSYPLHFVLFPFMAQGHMIPMVDIARLLAQRGVTITIVTTPHNAERFKNVLSRAIESGLPIKLVQVKFPSQEAGLPEGKENMDLLDSMELMLPFFKAIDMLEEPVQKLIEEMNPPPSCLISDFCVPYTSKLSKKFNIPKILFHGMSSFSLLCMHVLRKNLEILENLKSDEEYFTVPYFPDKVEFRRPQVPVETYVPAGELKQLADDIIEADNTSYGVIVNTFQELEPAYVKDYKEARSGKAWAIGPVSLCNKVGEDKAERGNKSDIDKDECLKWLDSKEQGSVLYVCLGSICNLPLAQLKELGLGLEESQRPFIWVIRGWEKYKELVEWFLESGFEERIKDRGLLIKGWSPQMIILSHGSVGGFLTHCGWNSTLEGITSGLPLLTWPLFADQFCNEKLVVQVLKTGVKAGVEQPMKWGEEEKIGVLVDKEGVKKAVEELMGESDDAKERRRKAKELGELAHKAVEEGGSSHSNITLLLEDIMQLAQSNN, translated from the coding sequence ATGGGTTCTGAAACAACCAAcaaatcttatccacttcacTTTGTTCTCTTCCCTTTCATGGCTCAAGGCCATATGATTCCCATGGTTGATATTGCAAGGCTCTTGGCTCAGCGCGGTGTGACCATAACAATTGTCACGACGCCTCACAATGCAGAGAGGTTCAAGAATGTTCTAAGCCGTGCCATTGAGTCTGGTTTGCCCATCAAACTAGTTCAGGTGAAGTTTCCATCTCAAGAAGCTGGTCTGCCAGAAGGAAAAGAGAATATGGATTTGCTTGACTCCATGGAGCTGATGTTACCTTTCTTCAAAGCTATTGACATGCTCGAAGAACCGGTCCAGAAACTCATAGAAGAGATGAATCCTCCCCCAAGTTGTCTAATCTCTGATTTTTGTGTTCCTTATACAAGCAAACTCTCAAAGAAGTTCAATATACCAAAGATCCTCTTCCATGGCATGTCTAGCTTCTCTCTTTTATGTATGCATGTTTTGCGCAAGAACCTTGAGATTTTGGAGAATCTAAAGTCAGACGAAGAGTACTTCACCGTTCCTTATTTTCCTGATAAAGTTGAGTTCAGAAGACCTCAAGTTCCTGTAGAAACATATGTTCCTGCAGGCGAGTTGAAGCAGTTGGCAGATGATATAATAGAAGCAGATAATACATCCTATGGTGTGATAGTCAACACATTTCAAGAGCTCGAGCCTGCTTACGTCAAAGACTACAAGGAGGCAAGGTCAGGTAAAGCATGGGCTATTGGACCAGTTTCCTTGTGCAATAAGGTGGGAGAAGACAAAGCTGAGAGGGGAAACAAATCAGACATTGATAAAGATGAGTGCCTTAAATGGCTTGATTCTAAGGAACAAGGCTCTGTGCTCTACGTCTGCCTTGGAAGCATCTGTAATCTCCCTCTGGCTCAGCTCAAGGAGCTTGGCCTAGGCCTAGAGGAGTCCCAAAGACCTTTCATTTGGGTCATAAGAGGTTGGGAGAAGTATAAAGAGTTGGTTGAGTGGTTCTTGGAGAGCGGATTTGAAGAAAGAATAAAAGACAGAGGACTTCTCATCAAAGGATGGTCTCCACAAATGATTATCCTCTCACATGGTTCTGTAGGAGGGTTCTTAACGCACTGCGGATGGAACTCAACTCTCGAGGGGATTACCTCTGGTCTACCTCTGCTTACATGGCCACTATTTGCAGATCAATTTTGCAATGAGAAACTGGTTGTGCAAGTACTAAAAACAGGTGTGAAAGCTGGGGTTGAGCAGCCTATGAAATGGGGGGAAGAGGAGAAGATAGGAGTGTTGGTGGATAAGGAAGGAGTGAAGAAGGCAGTGGAGGAATTAATGGGTGAGAGTGATGAtgcaaaagagagaagaagaaaagccaAAGAGCTTGGAGAATTAGCTCACAAGGCTGTGGAAGAAGGAGGCTCTTCTCATTCTAACATCACTTTACTCTTAGAAGACATTATGCAACTAGCACAATCCAATAATTAA
- the LOC108845343 gene encoding 50S ribosomal protein L12-2, chloroplastic-like, which yields MLTTTLSMATSFRCSSFSSTYCFGASNSCTRSHRASKLSPISAVKAPKKIKKLGSEISPLILKESRILADYLHDKFGVSIVFSATAAAADIFSPLVDGDGNMSTVEEQTKFDVVISDIAIGLRIEVAKVMKAMNRVPLIELKELTEDFPKIFIEGVTKDEAEEAKIQLEEAGATVSIVQVLII from the coding sequence ATGTTAACTACGACTCTTTCTATGGCAACCTCATTCCGTTGCTCATCCTTCTCTTCCACATATTGCTTTGGTGCTTCTAATTCTTGCACCCGAAGCCACCGTGCCTCCAAACTCAGTCCTATCTCGGCCGTCAAAGCTCCCAAGAAAATCAAGAAGCTTGGATCCGAGATCTCGCCTCTAATACTAAAAGAATCCCGCATCCTCGCCGACTACCTCCATGACAAGTTTGGTGTTTCGATAGTCTTTTCGGCCACTGCTGCAGCGGCAGATATCTTCTCTCCTCTGGTGGATGGTGACGGGAATATGTCAACTGTGGAGGAGCAAACCAAGTTCGATGTGGTTATCAGTGACATAGCCATCGGTCTTCGTATTGAAGTGGCTAAAGTGATGAAGGCTATGAATCGTGTGCCGTTGATTGAATTGAAAGAGCTCACTGAAGATTTTCCGAAGATTTTCATAGAAGGCGTGACGAAAGATGAAGCAGAAGAAGCCAAGATACAGCTCGAAGAAGCTGGCGCCACGGTATCCATTGTTCAAGTTTTAATAATCTGA
- the LOC108846654 gene encoding UDP-glycosyltransferase 73C3-like, with protein sequence MASEVSHHSYSSLHFVLFPFMAQGHMIPMVDIARLLAKRGVTITIVTTPNNAARFKNVLHRAIESGLHINVVHVKFPHQEAGLPEGQENIDCLESMGSFATFLKAVNMLEEPVQKLIEEMTPRPSCIISDMCLYYTNKIAKRLGIPKIVFHGFSSFCLLCMHVLLNNHEMLENLKSDKEYFLLPSFPDRVEFTKLQAPVDTNPHGDWKDVLSDLGEADTTSFGVIVNTFEELEPAYVKELKKARDGKVWTLGPVALCNKVGADQAERGKKADIDQEECLKWLDSKEEGSVLYVCLGSLCNLTLDQLKELGLGLEESKRPFIWVVRSWEKYNELAEWILESGFEERIKERGLLIKGWSPQMIILQHLSVGGFLTHCGWNSTLEGITSGLPLLTWPLFADQFSNEKLVVQVLKSGVKVGVEEPMIWGQEDKIGVLVDKEGVKKAVEELMGDCDDAIERRRRAKELGELAHKAVEEGGSSHVNITLLLEDIMEQVKSRN encoded by the coding sequence ATGGCTTCTGAAGTTAGCCACCACTCATATTCTTCGCTTCACTTTGTTCTCTTCCCCTTCATGGCTCAAGGCCACATGATTCCCATGGTTGATATTGCAAGGCTTTTGGCTAAGCGTGGTGTGACCATAACAATTGTCACAACGCCTAACAACGCAGCGAGGTTCAAAAACGTCTTACACCGTGCCATCGAGTCTGGCTTGCACATCAACGTAGTGCATGTCAAATTTCCACACCAAGAAGCTGGTTTGCCAGAAGGACAAGAGAATATAGATTGTCTTGAGTCGATGGGGTCGTTCGCAACTTTCCTTAAAGCGGTTAACATGCTCGAAGAACCGGTCCAGAAGCTAATTGAAGAGATGACACCTCGACCAAGCTGTATAATTTCTGATATGTGTTTATATTATACGAACAAAATTGCTAAGAGGTTGGGTATACCAAAGATCGTTTTCCATGGCTTTTCTAGCTTTTGTCTTCTGTGTATGCATGTTTTACTCAATAACCATGAGATGCTGGAGAATTTAAAGTCAGACAAAGAGTATTTCCTCCTTCCCTCTTTTCCTGACAGAGTTGAATTTACAAAACTTCAAGCTCCTGTGGATACAAATCCTCATGGAGATTGGAAAGATGTGCTTAGTGATTTGGGCGAGGCagataccacatcctttggtgtTATCGTTAACACATTTGAAGAGCTCGAACCAGCTTATGTCAAAGAATTAAAGAAGGCTAGGGATGGTAAAGTATGGACCCTTGGACCTGTTGCCTTGTGCAACAAGGTGGGAGCAGATCAAGCTGAGAGGGGAAAGAAGGCAGACATTGACCAAGAAGAGTGTCTTAAATGGCTTGATTCTAAAGAAGAAGGGTCGGTGCTGTATGTTTGCCTTGGTAGCTTATGCAATCTTACCTTGGATCAGCTCAAGGAGCTAGGACTAGGCCTTGAAGAATCCAAAAGACCTTTCATTTGGGTTGTACGGAGCTGGGAGAAGTACAACGAGCTAGCTGAGTGGATCTTGGAGAGCGGTTTCGAagaaagaatcaaagagagaggcCTTCTCATCAAAGGATGGTCTCCCCAAATGATCATTCTTCAACATTTGTCCGTAGGAGGATTCTTAACTCATTGTGGATGGAACTCAACTCTTGAGGGGATAACCTCTGGTCTACCGCTGCTTACATGGCCGCTATTTGCTGACCAATTCTCCAACGAGAAATTGGTCGTACAGGTGTTAAAATCGGGTGTTAAAGTTGGGGTTGAGGAACCTATGATTTGGGGTCAAGAGGATAAAATAGGAGTATTGGTGGATAAAGAAGGAGTAAAGAAAGCTGTGGAAGAGTTAATGGGTGATTGTGATGACGCTAttgagaggaggagaagagcCAAAGAGCTAGGAGAATTAGCACATAAGGCTGTGGAAGAAGGAGGCTCTTCTCATGTTAACATTACTCTCCTCTTAGAAGACATTATGGAACAAGTGAAATCCAGAAACTGA
- the LOC108844132 gene encoding UDP-glycosyltransferase 73C4-like has translation MASQKNHQYHPPLHFVLFPFMAQGHMIPMVDIARLLAQRGVTITIVTTPHNAGRFKNVLNRAIESGLPINLVHVDLSYQEFGLPEGQDNIDSLDSMELMVPFFKAVNMLEEPVMKLLEEMKPKPNCLISDLLLPYTSKIARTFNIPKIVFNGMSCFCILCMHILRRNLEILKNLKSDKEYFFVPSFPDRVEFTKPQVPIDADASGDWKEFMDELVEAENTSYGVILNTFQELEAAYVKDYKQARAGKVWSIGPVSLCNKIGADKAERGNKAVTDQEECIKWLDSKEESSVIYVCLGSICNLPLSQLKEIGLGLEKSKRPFIWVIRSWQKYNELAEWFLESGFEERVKERGLLIKGWAPQVLILSHPSVGGFLTHCGWNSTLEGIASGVPLLTWPLFGDQFCNQTLVTQVLKLGVRAGIEEVMKWGEEEKIGVLVDSEGVKKAVEELMGDSDEAKEIRRRAKELGELAHRAVDEGGSSHSNITFLLQDISHLLAQSKN, from the coding sequence ATGGCTTCCCAAAAAAACCACCAATATCACCCTCCTCTTCACTTTGTTCTCTTCCCTTTCATGGCTCAGGGCCACATGATTCCCATGGTTGATATTGCAAGGCTCTTGGCTCAGCGCGGTGTGACCATAACAATTGTTACGACGCCTCACAACGCAGGGAGGTTCAAGAATGTCTTAAACCGTGCCATTGAGTCTGGTTTGCCCATCAACCTAGTGCATGTAGACTTGTCATATCAAGAATTCGGGTTGCCAGAAGGACAAGATAATATCGATTCGCTTGACTCAATGGAGTTGATGGTACCTTTCTTTAAAGCGGTTAACATGCTTGAAGAGCCGGTCATGAAGCTACTAGAAGAGATGAAACCTAAACCAAATTGTTTGATTTCTGATTTATTGTTGCCTTATACAAGCAAAATCGCAAGGACGTTCAATATACCAAAGATTGTTTTCAATGGAATGTCTTGCTTTTGTATTTTGTGTATGCATATTCTACGCCGGAACCTCGAGATCTTGAAGAATTTAAAGTCGGACAAAGAGTACTTCTTTGTTCCTAGTTTTCCAGACAGAGTTGAATTTACAAAGCCTCAAGTTCCCATAGATGCAGATGCAAGTGGAGATTGGAAAGAGTTTATGGACGAATTGGTCGAAGCAGAAAACACATCATACGGTGTGATTCTCAACACATTTCAGGAGTTGGAGGCTGCTTATGTCAAAGACTATAAACAGGCTAGAGCAGGGAAAGTATGGTCCATTGGACCCGTTTCCTTGTGCAACAAGATAGGAGCAGACAAAGCTGAGAGAGGAAACAAGGCGGTCactgatcaagaagaatgtattAAATGGCTTGATTCTAAAGAAGAAAGTTCGGTGATATATGTTTGCCTTGGAAGTATATGTAATCTTCCTCTGTCTCAGCTCAAGGAGATCGGGTTAGGCCTAGAGAAATCTAAAAGACCTTTTATTTGGGTCATAAGAAGTTGGCAAAAGTATAATGAGCTTGCTGAGTGGTTCTTGGAGAGCGGTTTTGAAGAAAGGGTCAAAGAGAGAGGGCTTCTTATAAAAGGATGGGCACCTCAAGTACTTATCCTTTCACACCCTTCTGTTGGAGGATTCTTGACTCATTGTGGTTGGAACTCGACTCTAGAAGGAATCGCCTCGGGTGTTCCACTGCTCACTTGGCCGTTGTTTGGAGACCAATTTTGTAACCAAACACTGGTTACTCAGGTTCTTAAACTTGGTGTAAGAGCTGGGATTGAAGAGGTTATGAAATGGGGAGAGGAGGAGAAGATAGGAGTGCTGGTGGATAGTGAAGGAGTGAAGAAGGCAGTGGAAGAACTAATGGGTGACAGTGATGAAGCAAAAGAGATAAGAAGAAGAGCCAAAGAGCTTGGAGAATTAGCTCACAGGGCTGTGGATGAAGGAGGTTCTTCTCATTCTAACATCACATTCCTCTTACAAGATATATCGCATCTACTAGCACAATCAAAGAATTGA
- the LOC108844399 gene encoding F-box protein PP2-A15-like produces the protein MLSSPHFPPSPTIFHRREIVRDEIKKNINRYGSFASPLLLSSPRLGERLLTVSSQRVMGLSFSNLNGEHNGSSIGPSLGDIPESCVACVILHLTPPEICNLARLNRAFRGAASSDSVWERKLPSNYKDLLDLLPSERYRSLSKKGVFALLSRPIPFDDGNKEVWIDRLTGRVCMAVSARGMAITGIEDRRYWNWIDTEESRFHVVAYLQQIWWFEVDGAVRFNLPPGTYCLSFRIHLGRFSKRLGRRVCHFEHTHGWEIKPVRFSLSTSDGQEASCEYYLADKEGEQTGRESWRDYKVGEFVVGCSEPATEVQWSMKQIDCTHSKGGICVDSVFIIPIDVKERNKRKGGVK, from the exons ATGTTGTCTTCTCCTCACTTCCCCCCGTCTCCTACAATCTTTCATCGGAGAGAGATCGTTCGTgatgagataaaaaaaaacatcaatcgCTATGGCTCTTTCGCGTCGCCACTACTTCTCTCTTCTCCGCGTCTAGGCGAGCGTCTCTTAACCGTTTCTTCACAGAGAGTCATGGGGTTGTCCTTCTCGAACCTCAACGGCGAGCACAACGGTTCGTCGATCGGACCAAGCCTCGGCGACATACCGGAGAGCTGCGTCGCGTGCGTGATCCTCCACCTGACTCCGCCGGAGATTTGCAACCTAGCTCGCCTGAATCGAGCGTTCCGCGGCGCGGCTTCGTCGGACTCCGTTTGGGAGAGGAAGCTGCCGAGTAACTACAAGGATCTTCTCGATCTGTTGCCGTCGGAGAGGTACCGGAGTCTCTCCAAGAAGGGTGTCTTCGCCTTGCTCTCTCGTCCTATCCCTTTCGACGATGGTAACAAG GAAGTGTGGATTGATAGATTGACAGGACGGGTTTGTATGGCGGTTTCGGCGAGAGGGATGGCTATCACTGGAATCGAAGACCGCAGGTATTGGAATTGGATTGATACTGAAGAATCAAG GTTCCATGTTGTAGCCTACTTACAGCAGATATGGTGGTTTGAAGTAGATGGGGCGGTGAGGTTCAATCTTCCTCCTGGTACATACTGTCTATCCTTCAGAATACACCTTGGAAGATTCTCCAAAAGGTTGGGGAGACGAGTCTGCCATTTCGAACACACCCACGGTTGGGAGATAAAGCCTGTGAGGTTCTCGCTCTCTACTTCAGACGGGCAAGAGGCGTCGTGTGAGTATTACTTGGCCGATAAAGAAGGAGAGCAGACTGGTAGAGAATCCTGGAGAGACTATAAGGTTGGAGAGTTTGTTGTGGGCTGCTCAGAGCCAGCAACGGAGGTGCAATGGTCGATGAAACAGATCGATTGCACGCATTCGAAAGGCGGGATCTGTGTGGATTCGGTGTTCATCATCCCAATAGATGTTAAGGAACGCAACAAAAGGAAAGGTGGTGTGAAGTAA
- the LOC108847682 gene encoding leucine-rich repeat receptor-like protein kinase PXC1 encodes MATKPLFLLLLLHLSVSSALNDTNSLTLFRIQTDTHGNLASNWTGSDACSSSWRGVYCSPYSRRVTGLSLPSLSLRGPLTSLSSLDQLRLLDLHDNRLNGTVSPLTNCTNLRLVYLAGNDLSGEIPKEISLLKRMIRLDLSDNNIRGVIPREILGLTRILTIRLQNNELTGRIPDFSQVGSLLELNVSYNELHGKVTDGVVKKFGELSFSGNEGLCGSDPLPGCSITNDPESSDTDQIVPSNPTSLPHSPVTAVYRTIRHRRGLSSGAIAAVIGGGVAVIVLASFGLAFCCGRRSSGGEKSASVESGFAGREGKRRSSYGGGGGEESDATSATDRSRLVFFERRKQFELEDLLKASAEMLGKGSLGTVYKAVLDDGTTTVAVKRLKDANPCPRKEFEQYMEIIGRLKHQNVVKLRAYYYAKEEKLLVYEYLPNGSLHSLLHGNRGPGRIPLDWTTRISLMLGAARGLAKIHDEYSISKIPHGNIKSSNVLLDRNGVALIADFGLSLLLNPVHAIARLGGYRAPEQSEIKRLSQKADVYSFGVLLLEVLTGKAPSVYPSPSRPRSAASVAVEEEEEAVVDLPKWVRSVVKEEWTAEVFDPELLRYKNIEEEMVAMLHIGLACVVPQPEKRPTMAEVVKMVEEIRVEQSPVGEDFDESRNSLSPSLATTEDFGHV; translated from the exons ATGGCTACTAaacctctcttcctcctcctcctccttcaccTCTCCGTCTCCTCCGCTCTAAACGACACAAACTCCCTCACACTCTTCCGCATCCAGACCGACACGCACGGCAACCTCGCCTCAAACTGGACCGGCTCCGACGCTTGCTCCTCCTCATGGCGCGGCGTTTACTGCTCACCCTACTCTCGCCGCGTCACCGGACTCTCACTCCCTTCCCTCTCCTTACGAGGACCCTTGACCTCCCTCTCCTCCTTAGACCAGCTCCGCCTCCTCGACCTCCACGACAACAGACTAAACGGCACCGTTTCGCCCCTCACGAACTGCACAAACCTCAGGCTCGTTTACCTCGCCGGTAACGATCTCTCCGGCGAGATCCCGAAAGAGATCTCTCTCCTCAAGAGAATGATCCGTCTTGATCTATCAGACAACAACATACGAGGAGTCATCCCCAGAGAGATTCTCGGGTTGACCCGGATACTAACGATCAGGCTCCAGAACAACGAGTTAACGGGTCGGATCCCGGATTTTTCTCAGGTGGGCTCGCTTCTCGAACTTAACGTCTCTTACAATGAGCTCCACGGGAAAGTCACCGACGGTGTTGTCAAGAAGTTCGGAGAATTGAGCTTCTCCGGCAACGAGGGTTTATGCGGGTCGGATCCTTTACCGGGTTGCTCTATCACGAACGACCCGGAGTCTTCCGACACGGATCAGATCGTTCCGTCGAATCCAACGTCTCTTCCTCATTCTCCGGTCACCGCCGTGTATCGGACGATCCGTCACCGTCGAGGGTTGAGCTCCGGAGCCATCGCCGCCGTCATCGGCGGCGGCGTAGCGGTTATCGTCTTAGCCTCCTTCGGGTTAGCGTTCTGCTGCGGGAGGAGGTCTAGCGGCGGAGAAAAATCCGCGAGCGTGGAGAGTGGCTTCGCCGGAAGAGAAGGGAAGAGGCGGAGCAGctacggcggcggcggcggggAAGAGAGCGACGCGACGTCGGCGACGGACAGGAGCCGGCTGGTGTTCTTCGAGAGGAGGAAGCAGTTCGAGCTGGAGGATCTGCTGAAAGCGTCGGCGGAGATGCTCGGGAAAGGAAGCTTAGGGACGGTTTACAAGGCGGTGCTCGACGACGGGACGACGACGGTGGCGGTGAAGCGTCTGAAAGACGCGAACCCGTGTCCGAGGAAGGAGTTCGAGCAGTACATGGAGATCATCGGGAGGCTTAAGCATCAGAACGTGGTGAAACTCAGAGCTTACTATTACGCTAAAGAAGAGAAGCTTCTTGTTTATGAGTACCTCCCTAACGGAAGCTTACACTCGCTTCTACATG GGAATCGAGGTCCTGGGAGGATACCATTGGATTGGACGACGAGGATTAGTCTAATGTTAGGAGCAGCGAGAGGTTTGGCCAAGATTCATGACGAGTATAGCATCTCCAAGATTCCTCACGGAAACATCAAGTCCTCCAACGTTCTACTAGACAGAAACGGCGTCGCATTGATCGCTGATTTCGGATTATCCCTCCTCCTAAACCCGGTGCACGCTATAGCTCGTCTAGGAGGCTACCGTGCACCGGAACAGTCGGAGATCAAACGTCTTTCACAGAAGGCGGACGTGTACAGCTTTGGTGTCCTTCTCCTTGAGGTTTTGACTGGAAAAGCTCCCTCAGTGTACCCGTCTCCTTCTAGGCCAAGATCAGCGGCTTCGGTGGCggtggaggaagaggaggaagcgGTTGTTGACTTGCCGAAATGGGTGAGGTCCGTGGTGAAGGAGGAATGGACGGCTGAGGTTTTTGATCCGGAGCTTCTGAGGTACAAGAACATAGAGGAGGAGATGGTGGCGATGCTGCATATTGGTCTTGCATGCGTCGTTCCGCAGCCGGAGAAACGGCCAACGATGGCTGAGGTTGTTAAGATGGTTGAGGAGATTAGAGTTGAGCAATCGCCGGTGGGAGAGGATTTCGATGAGTCAAGGAACTCGTTGTCTCCGTCTTTGGCCACCACCGAAGACTTCGGCCATGTTTGA
- the LOC130510040 gene encoding sulfite exporter TauE/SafE family protein 4-like, with amino-acid sequence MYFTDQDFEAHEILSLIFCALCGLTGGIVGGLLGSGGGFVLGPLLLEIGVIPQVASATATFVMMFSSSLSVVEFYLLKRFPIPYGKIYLNHTIGGKDY; translated from the exons ATGTACTTTACGGATCAAGATTTTGAAGCTCATGAAATCCTGAGTCTTATCTTCTGTGCTCTCTGTGGACTCACTGGAGGCATCGTAGGTGGTCTCCTTGGATCAGGTGGTGGATTTGTTCTTGGTCCTTTGCTTCTTGAGATTGGTGTCATCCCACAg GTTGCTAGTGCAACCGCTACATTTGTAATGATGTTTTCTTCCTCCTTATCCGTAGTTGAGTTCTATCTCCTCAAGAGGTTCCCAATACCATACGGTAAGATCTATTTAAATCACACAATAGGAGGAAAAGATTACTGA
- the LOC108845938 gene encoding 60S ribosomal protein L24-2 isoform X2: protein MVLKTELCRFSGHKIYPGRGIRFIRSDSQVFLFINSKCKHYFHNKLKPSKLAWTAMYRKQHKKDAAQEAVKKRRRATKKPYSRSIVGATLEVIQKKRAEKPEVRDAAREAALRRESRRLRTRRRQRRLSLLPSNRSLK from the exons ATGGTTCTCAA GACTGAGCTTTGCCGATTCAGTGGTCATAAGATTTACCCAGGCAGGGGGATCAGATTCATCAGATCCGACTCTCAG GTGTTTTTATTCATTAACTCGAAATGTAAGCATTACTTTCACAATAAGTTGAAACCGTCCAAGCTTGCATGGACCGCCATGTACCGTAAACAGCACAAAAAG gATGCTGCTCAAGAGGCTGTGAAAAAGAGGAGACGTGCAACCAAGAAACCATACTCTAGGTCTATCGTTGGCGCTACTTTGGAGGTCATTCAAAAGAAGCGAGCAGAGAAGCCTGAAGTTCGTGATGCAGCCAGAGAAGCTGCCCTACG GAGAGAATCAAGAAGACTAAGGACGAGAAGAAGGCAAAGAAGGCTGAGTTTGCTTCCAAGCAACAGAAGTCTCAAGTGA